In Arthrobacter sp. SLBN-83, one DNA window encodes the following:
- the def gene encoding peptide deformylase codes for MTVLPITIWGEPVLHRRASEVEVFDDELRTLIADMFETNDAANGVGLAAPQIGVGKRIFVYKYANDDGAPPTGVVVNPVLTLSKVSGAAPDPDEEEEGCLSFPGEQYPLKRAEWARVEGFDGDGNPVKFEATGWFARVIQHEYDHLDGKLYVNRLMDRYSRKAMKQAKKNGWGVPGLTWMPGVDPDPFGH; via the coding sequence ATGACTGTTCTGCCGATCACCATTTGGGGCGAACCCGTCCTGCACCGGCGCGCCAGCGAGGTGGAGGTATTCGATGACGAACTGCGCACCCTGATTGCCGACATGTTCGAGACCAACGACGCCGCCAACGGCGTGGGCCTCGCCGCCCCGCAGATCGGCGTGGGCAAGCGGATCTTCGTGTACAAGTACGCCAACGACGACGGCGCTCCCCCAACCGGCGTCGTCGTGAATCCCGTCCTGACCCTGTCCAAGGTCTCCGGTGCCGCTCCCGACCCCGACGAGGAGGAAGAGGGCTGCCTGTCCTTCCCCGGCGAGCAGTATCCGCTCAAGCGGGCAGAGTGGGCACGGGTGGAAGGCTTCGACGGGGACGGGAACCCGGTGAAATTCGAAGCGACGGGTTGGTTCGCCAGGGTCATCCAGCACGAATACGACCATCTGGACGGCAAGCTGTACGTCAACCGCCTGATGGACCGCTACTCCCGGAAGGCCATGAAACAGGCCAAGAAGAACGGATGGGGCGTACCCGGGCTGACGTGGATGCCCGGCGTGGATCCCGACCCGTTCGGCCACTGA
- the cysK gene encoding cysteine synthase A: MARIYDDVTQLVGGTPLVRLNRLSEGLDATVAVKLEFYNPANSVKDRIGVAIIDAAEKSGALKPGGTIVEGTSGNTGIALAMVGAARGYKVILTMPETMSTERRVMLRAFGAEIVLTPGSEGMRGAVEKAQEIVANTENSIWAQQFANEANPEIHRKTTAEEVWADTDGAVDIFVAGIGTGGTITGVGQVLKERKPGVQIVAVEPKDSAILNGGAPGPHKIQGLGANFIPELLDTSVYDEVLDATLEDSVRVARDLGVKEGILGGISSGAIVWGALELAKRPENAGKLIVAVVCDFGERYISTVLYDDIRG; this comes from the coding sequence ATGGCACGGATCTATGACGATGTGACGCAACTGGTCGGCGGGACCCCGCTGGTTCGGTTGAACCGGCTCAGCGAGGGGCTGGACGCCACCGTTGCCGTGAAGCTGGAGTTCTATAACCCGGCCAACAGCGTCAAAGACCGCATCGGCGTTGCCATCATCGACGCCGCTGAAAAGTCGGGCGCCCTGAAGCCCGGTGGCACCATCGTCGAAGGAACGTCAGGCAACACGGGCATCGCCCTTGCCATGGTGGGTGCTGCCCGCGGCTACAAGGTCATCCTGACCATGCCTGAGACCATGTCCACGGAACGCCGGGTCATGCTGCGCGCCTTCGGTGCCGAGATCGTCCTTACCCCGGGATCCGAGGGTATGCGCGGCGCCGTCGAAAAGGCCCAGGAGATCGTAGCCAACACCGAGAACTCCATCTGGGCGCAGCAGTTCGCCAACGAAGCCAACCCGGAGATCCACCGCAAGACCACCGCTGAGGAGGTCTGGGCCGATACCGACGGCGCCGTGGACATCTTCGTTGCCGGCATCGGCACCGGCGGAACCATCACCGGCGTGGGCCAGGTCCTGAAGGAGCGCAAGCCCGGCGTGCAGATCGTGGCCGTGGAACCGAAGGACTCCGCCATCCTCAATGGCGGCGCCCCGGGCCCGCACAAGATCCAGGGCCTGGGCGCCAACTTCATCCCGGAACTGCTGGACACCAGCGTCTACGACGAGGTCCTGGACGCCACTCTTGAGGATTCTGTCCGTGTGGCCCGTGACCTGGGCGTCAAGGAGGGCATCCTGGGGGGTATCTCCTCCGGCGCAATCGTCTGGGGCGCGCTGGAACTGGCCAAGCGCCCCGAAAACGCGGGCAAGCTGATCGTGGCTGTGGTGTGCGACTTTGGTGAGCGTTACATCTCCACCGTGCTCTATGACGACATCCGCGGCTGA
- the msrA gene encoding peptide-methionine (S)-S-oxide reductase MsrA, whose product MKTFVLGGGCFWCLDAVYQKTRGVTSVVSGYTGGHDPEPDYYSVCSGTTGHAEVVAVTFDEEVIPAEVVLDMFFALHDPTTLNRQGYDVGTQYRSSMFYETDEEKILFEEAIERNQALWPHPIVTEVSRLPRFHVAEEFHQNYYAKHPEQGYCQVIINPKLAKARKYYSAWLNA is encoded by the coding sequence ATGAAAACTTTTGTTCTGGGCGGAGGGTGCTTCTGGTGCCTTGACGCCGTTTACCAGAAGACCAGGGGCGTGACCTCGGTGGTATCGGGCTACACCGGTGGCCATGATCCCGAGCCCGACTACTACTCGGTCTGCAGCGGAACCACCGGGCACGCCGAGGTTGTGGCTGTGACCTTCGATGAGGAGGTCATCCCTGCCGAAGTCGTACTTGATATGTTCTTCGCCCTGCACGACCCCACCACCCTGAACCGCCAGGGATACGACGTGGGCACCCAGTACCGTTCCTCGATGTTCTACGAAACCGACGAGGAGAAGATCCTGTTTGAGGAAGCGATCGAACGCAACCAGGCGCTGTGGCCGCATCCCATCGTTACCGAGGTCAGCCGGTTGCCCCGGTTCCATGTGGCGGAGGAATTCCACCAGAATTACTACGCCAAACACCCGGAGCAAGGGTACTGCCAGGTGATCATCAACCCTAAGCTGGCCAAGGCCCGGAAATATTACTCTGCATGGCTTAACGCTTAG
- a CDS encoding zinc ribbon domain-containing protein yields MAKAAPAEQLKLLELQGLDARLKGLTNRRRTLENDPRIKDLEAALSVANGELGAAKVAVHDAEAELKRAEADVEQVATRIERDEARLNSGTGLSKDLVALQKDIASLNKRRSDLEDAELEVMERLESLRERQAAQQQIVDDIQGSFGTIRAELDAALAEVETEAAGLRAQRDEFAAGLDAALLAVYEKTLAKRGVGAARLFHGTSEASGMKLSPGDLAEIKAAASDEIVFCPDSGAILVRSDEWS; encoded by the coding sequence GTGGCCAAGGCAGCACCGGCGGAACAGTTGAAGTTGCTCGAACTCCAAGGGCTCGACGCCAGGCTGAAGGGCCTCACCAACCGCCGCCGCACCCTGGAAAATGACCCGCGCATCAAGGATCTCGAGGCCGCACTTTCCGTGGCAAACGGTGAACTGGGCGCGGCCAAGGTTGCCGTCCACGACGCCGAAGCCGAGTTGAAGAGGGCGGAAGCCGACGTCGAACAGGTTGCCACACGGATCGAACGCGACGAGGCCCGGCTTAACAGCGGCACGGGCCTTTCGAAAGACTTGGTGGCCCTGCAGAAGGACATCGCCTCGCTGAACAAGCGGCGCTCAGACCTTGAAGACGCGGAACTGGAAGTCATGGAGCGGCTGGAATCGCTGCGGGAGCGGCAGGCGGCCCAGCAGCAGATCGTCGATGACATCCAGGGCTCCTTCGGCACCATCCGCGCTGAACTGGATGCTGCCCTCGCCGAGGTGGAAACCGAAGCCGCAGGGCTGCGCGCCCAGCGTGACGAATTCGCTGCCGGCCTGGACGCGGCCCTGCTGGCGGTCTACGAAAAGACCCTGGCAAAGCGCGGAGTGGGCGCGGCGCGGCTCTTCCATGGCACCTCGGAGGCCTCCGGCATGAAGCTCAGTCCCGGCGACCTCGCCGAGATTAAGGCTGCCGCTTCCGACGAGATCGTCTTTTGCCCGGACTCCGGCGCCATCCTGGTCCGCTCCGACGAGTGGTCCTGA
- a CDS encoding HNH endonuclease family protein, whose amino-acid sequence MTISWSAYRRARRRSRQAWAMLITAAAAILAALFWFFTAGQFAAAGPAQQGPTEVPVFDAAWMKPVQEPHPVPAGTAASALEGLAVKGRAPNTDYSREAFGQAWLDVDRNGCDTRNDILRRDLAGVVFAEGSTCKVTSGHFREPYTGQDLDFRRGSDSSRAVQIDHVVALGDAWQKGAQGLGPKERQSLANDPLNLVAADGAANQQKSAGDAATWLPKNTAIRCHYVARQISVKAAYGLWVTAAEKDAMKRVLSSCPQQQTIRVQQTATAR is encoded by the coding sequence GTGACCATCAGCTGGTCCGCCTACCGCCGTGCGCGCCGCCGTTCCCGGCAGGCGTGGGCAATGCTCATCACCGCGGCTGCCGCCATCCTTGCAGCGCTCTTCTGGTTCTTCACCGCCGGCCAGTTCGCCGCGGCCGGGCCCGCGCAGCAAGGACCAACGGAGGTACCTGTCTTTGACGCCGCGTGGATGAAACCGGTGCAGGAGCCCCATCCCGTACCGGCCGGGACCGCTGCCTCGGCGCTGGAGGGCCTTGCGGTGAAGGGCCGGGCACCGAACACCGATTACAGCCGGGAGGCTTTCGGCCAGGCCTGGCTCGATGTTGACCGGAACGGCTGCGACACCCGCAATGACATCCTGCGCAGGGACCTCGCTGGTGTGGTCTTCGCCGAAGGATCCACGTGCAAGGTTACTTCCGGGCACTTCCGCGAACCCTACACGGGCCAGGACCTCGACTTCCGCCGCGGTTCCGACAGCAGCCGAGCGGTCCAGATCGACCATGTGGTTGCACTGGGCGATGCCTGGCAAAAGGGAGCCCAGGGGCTGGGGCCGAAGGAGCGCCAAAGCCTGGCCAATGACCCCCTGAACCTTGTTGCCGCCGACGGCGCTGCCAACCAGCAAAAAAGCGCGGGGGATGCGGCCACCTGGCTGCCGAAAAACACGGCCATCCGCTGCCATTATGTTGCGCGCCAAATCTCGGTGAAGGCTGCTTACGGGCTCTGGGTGACAGCGGCCGAAAAGGATGCCATGAAGCGCGTCCTCTCATCCTGCCCGCAGCAGCAGACCATCAGGGTCCAGCAGACAGCCACTGCCCGCTGA
- the mptB gene encoding polyprenol phosphomannose-dependent alpha 1,6 mannosyltransferase MptB, with amino-acid sequence MTAPVPITGEMAAAGIAREGKAEVDNPRSPLLAGFVGSMFMLVGSMGVGWLAPVSELRRMPLFIWMRTEAPGVALSIILVAVGGMLLVRAWLRLGQKVRVWGNQARKATLAAVVAWGLPMMFSVPLFSRDVYAYIGQGRLMVEGFNPYENGISALSNYFQLGADKMWTEAPVPYGQLFLWIEQFVVWVTNVQPEACVMLFRLVALAGVVLCVFYVPRLAELHGVNPHRALWLTVANPLFLTNFIASVHNDSLMIGLALAGLYYSATRRQLRGILLVTLSIAVKPITIVFLPFIGLLWAGKNAGWLRKVAFWALTAGLSLGLLTAMSMVNGFGFGWINGLSAPGSISIWYAPVGLIGQVVGSLATALGFDGSVPAGWVFDAGKLLAVGIIAWQIFKGDYDRLMRRLTLSLAAVVLLAPIIQSWYVVWLIPLFAVTGIRNDWQVKALYFVVSFFMIYAISDQLDVFPYLQTQDLGFALALARVAAALTALLFALYLIFWDPGTRRLFRKTHEPVVERPVI; translated from the coding sequence ATGACGGCGCCTGTGCCCATAACGGGGGAGATGGCGGCGGCCGGCATTGCCCGGGAGGGCAAAGCCGAGGTGGACAATCCACGCTCACCCCTGCTTGCCGGTTTCGTGGGCTCCATGTTCATGCTGGTCGGATCCATGGGCGTGGGCTGGCTGGCGCCTGTCTCGGAACTCCGCCGCATGCCCCTCTTCATCTGGATGCGCACCGAAGCCCCGGGAGTGGCGCTGTCCATCATCCTGGTGGCCGTAGGCGGGATGCTCCTGGTGCGCGCGTGGCTGCGGCTCGGCCAGAAGGTCCGCGTGTGGGGCAACCAGGCGCGGAAGGCAACCTTGGCCGCTGTGGTGGCCTGGGGTCTTCCGATGATGTTCAGCGTGCCGCTGTTCAGCCGCGACGTTTACGCCTATATCGGGCAGGGCCGCCTCATGGTGGAGGGGTTCAACCCGTATGAAAACGGCATCTCTGCCCTGTCCAACTACTTCCAGCTCGGCGCAGACAAGATGTGGACTGAAGCGCCTGTTCCCTACGGCCAGCTGTTCCTGTGGATCGAGCAGTTCGTCGTCTGGGTCACCAATGTCCAGCCGGAGGCCTGCGTCATGCTCTTCCGGCTGGTGGCGCTGGCCGGCGTGGTGCTGTGCGTCTTTTATGTCCCCCGGCTCGCCGAACTGCACGGCGTCAACCCGCACCGGGCCCTCTGGCTCACTGTGGCCAACCCGCTCTTCCTGACCAACTTCATCGCCAGCGTCCACAACGACTCCCTGATGATCGGGCTGGCCCTGGCCGGGCTGTACTACTCAGCCACCCGGCGGCAGCTTCGCGGCATCCTGCTGGTGACCCTGTCCATTGCGGTAAAGCCCATCACCATTGTCTTCCTGCCGTTCATTGGACTGTTGTGGGCAGGCAAGAATGCCGGGTGGCTGCGGAAGGTGGCGTTCTGGGCGCTGACGGCAGGACTCAGCCTGGGTCTCCTGACTGCGATGAGCATGGTTAACGGGTTCGGCTTCGGGTGGATCAATGGGCTGTCCGCCCCGGGCAGCATCTCCATTTGGTACGCCCCCGTCGGGTTGATCGGCCAAGTGGTGGGGTCCCTGGCGACTGCGTTGGGCTTTGACGGGTCGGTACCCGCGGGATGGGTGTTCGACGCCGGGAAGCTGCTTGCCGTGGGCATCATCGCCTGGCAAATCTTCAAGGGTGATTACGACAGGCTGATGCGCCGCCTGACGCTTTCCCTGGCCGCAGTGGTCCTGCTGGCCCCCATCATCCAGTCCTGGTACGTCGTCTGGCTGATACCGCTTTTCGCCGTGACGGGCATTCGTAATGACTGGCAGGTCAAGGCACTGTACTTTGTGGTGTCGTTCTTCATGATCTATGCCATCTCGGATCAGCTGGACGTCTTCCCGTACCTCCAGACCCAGGACCTGGGCTTCGCGCTGGCCTTGGCCCGCGTGGCTGCCGCGCTGACGGCCCTCCTGTTTGCCCTGTACCTGATCTTCTGGGATCCCGGCACCCGCCGGTTGTTCCGCAAGACGCACGAGCCCGTCGTCGAACGCCCGGTCATCTAG
- a CDS encoding glyceraldehyde-3-phosphate dehydrogenase: protein MSQTSDSCLDTWMGREALAEAMIPVIGRLYRENNVVTSIHGRSLINKSTMNILKAHRFARRMAKDELLLEETAPLLNTLAGLELGAAAIDIARLNQKFKEEGNGASLEEFLRAELAEIVGKRGGDDRTSTDVVLYGFGRIGRLLARLLIEKAGGGHGLRLRAIVVRRGSDNDLSKRASLLRRDSVHGSFEGTIRIDEEANTITANGVRIQVIYSNDPAAIDYTAYGINNALVVDNTGRWRDAEGLGQHLQSKGVARVLLTAPGKGELKNIVHGINHRDITDSDKIVSAASCTTNAITPVLKAINDKFGVVHGHVETVHSFTNDQNLIDNFHKGDRRGRSAALNMVITETGAAKAVAKALPELLGKLTGSSIRVPTPDVSLAILNLTLEHGTTKDEVNNYLREMSLHSDLRKQIDYIDSPEVVSTDFVGSRRAGIVDGLATVSTDKNLVLYVWYDNEFGYSCQVVRVMEEMAGVNPPSFPAKESAAALAAIAV from the coding sequence GTGAGCCAGACGTCTGATTCTTGTCTTGATACGTGGATGGGCCGGGAGGCCCTTGCCGAGGCCATGATCCCGGTCATTGGCAGGCTGTACCGCGAAAACAACGTGGTGACCAGCATCCACGGCCGGAGCCTGATCAACAAGTCCACCATGAACATTCTCAAGGCACACCGCTTTGCGCGCCGGATGGCCAAGGACGAACTGCTCCTGGAGGAGACCGCACCGCTGCTGAACACCCTGGCCGGGCTCGAGCTGGGCGCCGCCGCTATCGACATCGCCCGGTTGAACCAGAAGTTCAAGGAAGAAGGCAACGGCGCCTCCCTTGAAGAGTTCCTCCGGGCCGAACTGGCCGAGATCGTAGGCAAGCGGGGCGGCGACGACCGCACCAGCACCGACGTCGTGCTCTACGGTTTTGGCCGCATCGGACGGCTCCTGGCACGCCTCCTCATCGAAAAGGCCGGTGGCGGCCACGGCCTGCGCCTGCGCGCCATCGTGGTGCGCCGTGGCTCCGATAACGACCTCTCCAAGCGCGCCAGCCTGCTGCGCCGCGACTCCGTCCACGGCTCCTTCGAGGGCACCATCCGGATCGACGAGGAAGCCAACACCATCACGGCCAACGGTGTCCGGATCCAGGTCATCTACTCGAACGACCCCGCCGCCATCGACTACACGGCCTACGGAATCAACAACGCCCTGGTGGTGGACAACACCGGCCGCTGGCGCGACGCCGAGGGGCTGGGCCAGCACCTGCAGAGCAAGGGCGTTGCCCGGGTCCTGCTGACCGCTCCCGGCAAGGGTGAACTGAAGAACATCGTCCACGGCATCAACCACCGGGACATCACCGATTCGGACAAGATCGTCTCCGCGGCCTCCTGCACCACCAACGCCATCACCCCGGTCCTGAAGGCCATCAACGACAAGTTCGGCGTGGTCCACGGCCACGTGGAAACCGTCCACTCCTTCACCAACGACCAGAACCTGATCGACAACTTCCACAAGGGCGACCGCCGCGGCCGTTCCGCAGCGCTGAACATGGTCATCACCGAAACCGGTGCCGCCAAGGCTGTGGCCAAGGCCCTGCCCGAACTCCTGGGCAAGCTCACCGGAAGCTCCATCCGCGTCCCCACTCCGGATGTGTCGCTGGCCATCCTGAACCTCACCCTCGAGCACGGCACCACCAAGGACGAGGTCAACAACTACCTGCGCGAGATGTCGCTGCACTCGGACCTGCGCAAGCAGATCGACTACATCGATTCGCCCGAGGTCGTCTCCACCGACTTCGTTGGTTCACGCCGCGCCGGCATCGTGGACGGCCTGGCCACCGTGTCCACCGACAAGAACCTGGTTCTCTACGTTTGGTACGACAACGAGTTCGGCTACAGCTGCCAGGTGGTCCGGGTCATGGAGGAAATGGCAGGCGTCAACCCGCCGTCGTTCCCCGCCAAGGAAAGCGCCGCGGCGCTGGCCGCCATCGCTGTCTAA
- the epsC gene encoding serine O-acetyltransferase EpsC, whose translation MGFFARLKEDLDAARSHDPAARGSFENFFAYSGLHAIWIHRLTHRMWQNPALRFPARLLSQLGRSWTGIEIHPGATIGRRFFIDHGMGVVIGETAEIGEDVMIYHGVTLGGRSLARIKRHPTIGDRVTIGAGAKVLGPITIGRDSAIGANAVVVKDAPPESIVTGVPAKWRHRDAQRETKPAVDPAEYDIEYRI comes from the coding sequence GTGGGCTTTTTCGCAAGACTGAAGGAAGACCTCGACGCCGCCCGGTCCCACGACCCGGCGGCTCGAGGTTCTTTTGAGAACTTTTTCGCCTATTCCGGCCTGCACGCCATCTGGATCCACCGGCTGACCCACCGCATGTGGCAGAACCCGGCCCTGCGGTTCCCGGCACGGCTCCTGTCCCAGCTGGGGCGCTCCTGGACCGGTATCGAAATTCATCCCGGCGCCACCATTGGCCGGCGGTTCTTCATTGACCACGGCATGGGCGTGGTGATTGGCGAGACCGCCGAGATCGGCGAGGACGTGATGATTTACCACGGAGTGACGCTCGGTGGCCGCTCCCTGGCCAGGATCAAGCGGCACCCCACGATCGGCGACCGGGTCACCATCGGTGCGGGAGCAAAGGTCCTGGGGCCCATCACCATTGGCCGCGACAGTGCCATAGGCGCCAACGCGGTGGTGGTCAAGGACGCGCCGCCGGAGTCGATTGTTACAGGCGTCCCTGCCAAATGGCGGCACCGCGACGCGCAGCGGGAAACCAAGCCCGCCGTGGATCCGGCCGAGTACGACATCGAATACCGGATTTGA
- a CDS encoding TspO/MBR family protein, translating to MPVIPEPRPALAAGVPGARSQGIALAGFLGLSALAWILASVPIALNSNGWYATSLKAPWMPPSWMFRTTWMVLYTGVAAAAWLVWRKGGLTGGTLVGYAAQLVLNTAWPVTFFALYPMLGAVALWSAFAVICALTATLGFLILKFGPVDAAAGYLVLPYFSWLVFSASLNLYSAINN from the coding sequence GTGCCCGTAATTCCCGAACCCCGCCCCGCACTCGCCGCGGGCGTTCCCGGCGCCCGTTCCCAAGGCATTGCGCTCGCCGGTTTCCTGGGCCTTTCCGCCCTGGCCTGGATCCTCGCCTCGGTTCCGATCGCCCTCAACTCCAATGGCTGGTACGCAACGTCGCTGAAAGCGCCGTGGATGCCGCCGTCGTGGATGTTCCGGACCACCTGGATGGTGCTGTACACCGGCGTGGCCGCTGCTGCCTGGCTGGTCTGGCGCAAGGGCGGGCTCACCGGAGGCACCCTGGTTGGCTATGCAGCGCAGCTGGTGCTGAACACCGCGTGGCCGGTGACCTTCTTCGCGCTGTACCCAATGCTCGGAGCGGTGGCCCTGTGGTCTGCCTTCGCGGTCATCTGTGCCCTCACCGCAACCCTGGGGTTCCTCATCCTGAAGTTCGGACCAGTGGACGCCGCCGCCGGATACCTGGTGCTGCCGTACTTTTCCTGGCTGGTGTTTTCGGCCAGCCTGAACCTGTACTCGGCCATCAACAACTGA
- a CDS encoding Nif3-like dinuclear metal center hexameric protein: protein MEPVDTDATGKADHDGEPSSDTPAPAGSANVPTLAELLLAVEELWPESLAEGWDEVGLVAGHPSAAVSKVMFAVDPTLEVIEEAVEWGAELLITHHPLLLKGVTSVAATSAKGRAVHRLIESGTALLTVHTNGDSAVGGVSDVLADALGLQDAAPLTTAANGLPEEGIGRVGDLAEAMSLGDFAARVYGILPSVAGGVRVSGDKDGLVRRIAVCGGAGDSLFTEVRASNADVYVTADLRHHPASEAREAALNGRPYLVDVSHFASEWLWLPAAAAALGNVLADQGHEVEIRVSTTNTDPWDFILTPG from the coding sequence ATGGAACCTGTGGACACCGACGCTACCGGCAAGGCAGATCACGACGGCGAACCCTCCTCCGACACGCCGGCTCCGGCCGGGTCCGCCAACGTCCCCACCCTGGCTGAGCTGCTCCTCGCAGTGGAGGAGTTGTGGCCCGAATCGCTGGCGGAGGGCTGGGACGAGGTAGGGCTGGTGGCAGGCCACCCGTCCGCGGCCGTGTCCAAGGTGATGTTCGCGGTGGATCCCACGCTGGAAGTCATCGAGGAAGCCGTTGAGTGGGGAGCCGAGCTGCTCATCACGCACCACCCGCTGTTGCTCAAGGGTGTCACGTCGGTGGCCGCCACATCGGCCAAGGGCCGGGCGGTCCACCGGCTCATCGAGTCGGGAACGGCACTGTTGACCGTGCACACCAACGGCGACTCCGCCGTCGGAGGCGTTTCCGACGTGCTGGCCGACGCCTTGGGGCTCCAGGACGCAGCCCCGCTCACGACTGCCGCCAATGGATTGCCGGAAGAAGGCATTGGGCGGGTGGGCGACCTGGCTGAAGCCATGAGCCTGGGCGACTTCGCGGCGCGCGTTTACGGGATTCTTCCGTCCGTTGCCGGGGGAGTGCGGGTCTCCGGAGACAAGGACGGACTGGTGCGGCGCATCGCCGTGTGCGGCGGTGCCGGGGACTCGCTGTTCACTGAAGTGCGGGCCAGCAACGCCGATGTCTATGTCACAGCGGACCTTCGCCACCATCCGGCGTCGGAGGCCCGCGAAGCTGCCCTCAACGGGCGGCCCTACCTGGTGGATGTTTCGCACTTCGCCAGCGAATGGCTGTGGTTGCCGGCCGCGGCCGCAGCGTTGGGCAACGTCCTCGCTGACCAGGGCCACGAGGTGGAAATCAGGGTCAGCACCACCAACACCGATCCGTGGGATTTCATCCTCACTCCCGGCTGA
- a CDS encoding YaaA family protein produces the protein MLILLPPSEGKTPALRGSAVDWSTLGFPELNPYRAKVLEALGTVSAHQDALALLGVGASLRDDVERNTRLHAEPAAPAHSIYSGVLYDALGYRTLTPAQRRKADESILVISALWGALRFNDSVPAYRLSMGTALPDVGRLAPFWKGQLGDTLGAAAQGHLLVDCRSSTYAAAWAPPPEQTVSVNVFTETGGVRKVVSHFAKHTRGELARHLLVRRGKAPAAPSDLLKAASEKWDAELVPGTARKPHALNIILAG, from the coding sequence GTGCTGATTCTGCTTCCTCCCTCCGAAGGCAAGACGCCCGCGCTGAGGGGTTCCGCCGTCGACTGGTCCACCCTGGGCTTTCCCGAGCTCAACCCCTACCGGGCCAAGGTCCTTGAGGCATTGGGGACGGTCAGCGCGCACCAGGACGCCCTCGCCTTGCTGGGTGTGGGCGCATCATTGCGTGACGACGTCGAACGCAACACGCGCCTGCACGCCGAACCAGCGGCGCCGGCACACAGCATCTATTCCGGTGTCCTGTACGACGCTTTGGGCTACCGGACCTTGACGCCGGCCCAGCGTCGCAAGGCCGATGAGTCCATCCTGGTGATCTCTGCGCTATGGGGAGCCCTGCGCTTTAACGACAGCGTTCCCGCCTACCGATTGTCCATGGGGACAGCCTTGCCCGACGTCGGCCGGCTGGCTCCGTTCTGGAAGGGGCAGCTCGGCGATACTTTGGGCGCCGCCGCACAGGGACACCTGCTGGTGGACTGCCGCTCCAGCACCTATGCGGCGGCGTGGGCTCCCCCGCCGGAACAGACGGTCTCGGTGAACGTCTTCACCGAGACCGGCGGGGTCCGCAAGGTGGTGAGCCACTTCGCCAAGCACACCCGCGGCGAACTGGCGCGGCACCTGCTGGTGCGCCGTGGAAAAGCCCCGGCCGCGCCGTCGGACCTTCTCAAGGCTGCAAGCGAAAAGTGGGATGCCGAGCTCGTGCCAGGCACCGCCCGGAAGCCGCACGCCCTTAACATCATCTTGGCGGGCTGA
- the orn gene encoding oligoribonuclease translates to MPISNERIVWIDCEMTGLDIKNDALIEVAALVTDSELNILGDGVDVVIKPDDAAVAQMSDFVRDMHTKSGLLAELPHGRTMAEAEAAVMEYISAWVPDPRKAPLGGNSVGTDRVFLSRDMPAVVEHLHYRVIDVSTIKELSRRWYARAYFQSPAKKGGHRALGDIKDSIDELRYYREAVFVPAPGPDSATAQKIAQGIVNGDAAAQSAE, encoded by the coding sequence GTGCCTATATCTAACGAACGAATCGTCTGGATCGACTGCGAAATGACCGGTCTGGACATCAAGAATGACGCCCTCATTGAGGTGGCAGCCCTGGTCACCGATTCGGAATTGAACATCCTGGGTGACGGCGTGGACGTGGTGATCAAACCCGACGATGCAGCGGTGGCGCAAATGTCCGATTTTGTTCGGGACATGCACACCAAGTCCGGGCTGCTTGCGGAACTCCCGCACGGCAGGACCATGGCAGAAGCGGAGGCCGCCGTGATGGAGTACATCTCCGCCTGGGTTCCGGATCCGCGGAAAGCACCGCTGGGCGGCAACTCCGTGGGAACTGACCGCGTGTTCCTGTCACGGGACATGCCGGCCGTGGTGGAACACCTGCACTACCGGGTGATCGACGTCAGCACAATCAAGGAGTTGTCGCGCCGCTGGTACGCCAGGGCCTACTTCCAGTCCCCCGCAAAAAAGGGTGGCCACCGCGCACTCGGAGACATCAAGGATTCCATCGACGAGCTGCGGTACTACCGCGAAGCGGTCTTCGTGCCCGCGCCCGGACCGGACAGTGCCACGGCTCAGAAAATCGCCCAAGGGATCGTCAACGGGGACGCCGCCGCACAGTCCGCGGAGTAA